The proteins below come from a single Hypnocyclicus thermotrophus genomic window:
- a CDS encoding PHP domain-containing protein: MKYLIDLHVHSNVSTHAYSTLNELIQTAKDKKLLGFALTNHGSMAPDSPHDYHFGNLKIFDKYINGIRLFKGIEANIISENGDTDLPKKYYDLIEIKLCGFHKGTPYGDGKNIEKNTIALINAIKNKELTIISHLGNPSYKVHYEEVIKIASEYNVAIEFNNSSLTTSRLGSEKNCYEIAELCKKYNTFISLGSDAHHSSFLGNFQEVYKIINKVNLNTKMIINTSINKVEEFINLHK, encoded by the coding sequence ATGAAATATTTAATAGATTTACATGTTCATTCAAATGTATCGACACATGCGTATAGTACTTTAAATGAATTAATTCAAACTGCTAAAGATAAAAAATTATTAGGATTTGCTTTAACTAATCATGGAAGTATGGCTCCGGATAGTCCTCATGATTATCATTTTGGAAATTTAAAAATTTTTGATAAATATATTAATGGAATTCGATTATTTAAAGGTATTGAAGCGAATATAATAAGTGAAAACGGAGATACTGATTTACCTAAAAAATATTACGATTTAATAGAAATAAAATTATGTGGATTTCATAAAGGAACTCCTTATGGTGATGGTAAAAATATAGAAAAAAATACAATAGCTCTAATAAATGCTATAAAAAATAAAGAATTAACCATCATATCGCATTTAGGAAACCCAAGTTATAAAGTACATTATGAAGAGGTGATAAAAATAGCTTCTGAATACAATGTAGCAATTGAATTTAATAATAGTTCTCTTACTACAAGTAGATTAGGTTCAGAAAAAAATTGTTATGAAATAGCTGAATTATGTAAAAAATATAACACGTTTATTTCTTTGGGAAGCGATGCCCATCATTCAAGTTTTTTAGGGAATTTTCAAGAAGTATATAAAATAATTAATAAAGTTAATTTAAATACTAAAATGATAATTAATACATCTATAAATAAAGTAGAGGAATTTATAAATTTGCATAAATAG